The following coding sequences lie in one Psychrobacter arenosus genomic window:
- a CDS encoding SOUL family heme-binding protein — protein sequence MATPEPSYTLLEQLDDFELRNYAPKIIAQTRVSGDYDAASRKGFKILANYIFGNNSVSSTEDAKNSAKISMTAPVIMKPSAGVGDNRSDDKTNDTSAKISMTAPVSMQKSEGNWQVSFVMPEHYTMATIPKPNNPAVILIEIPEVRYAVIKFSGLAGEKKVAEKTSELQQWMLTKKLTPIATPELARYNPPWTLPFMRRNEVMIAY from the coding sequence ATGGCCACCCCCGAACCGAGCTACACTTTATTAGAGCAATTAGACGACTTCGAATTGCGTAACTATGCCCCCAAGATTATTGCGCAAACCAGAGTGAGCGGTGATTATGATGCTGCTAGCCGTAAGGGCTTTAAAATACTGGCGAACTATATCTTTGGTAATAACAGTGTTTCTAGTACGGAAGACGCCAAAAATAGCGCCAAGATTAGTATGACCGCGCCTGTTATTATGAAGCCTAGCGCCGGGGTAGGTGATAATAGAAGTGATGATAAAACTAATGATACGAGTGCGAAGATAAGCATGACCGCACCGGTTAGCATGCAAAAAAGTGAGGGCAACTGGCAGGTATCTTTTGTTATGCCAGAGCACTACACCATGGCGACTATTCCTAAGCCGAATAATCCTGCGGTTATTCTTATAGAAATCCCCGAAGTGCGCTATGCGGTCATTAAATTTTCGGGCTTAGCGGGTGAAAAAAAGGTCGCGGAAAAAACGAGCGAGTTGCAGCAATGGATGTTGACTAAAAAACTCACCCCAATCGCTACACCTGAACTGGCCCGCTATAACCCACCGTGGACGTTGCCATTTATGCGCCGCAATGAAGTGATGATTGCTTATTAA
- the tgt gene encoding tRNA guanosine(34) transglycosylase Tgt: MQFTLHKTATGQTRARRGTVHLNHGDVQTPAFMPVGTYGTVKGMLPRDIKDIGADIILGNTFHLWLRPGTEVIDRFGGLHQFMNWDKPILTDSGGFQVFSLGAMRKITEEGVNFKSPIDGAKVFLSPEKSMQIQYSLNSDIVMQFDECTPYPATHDEAKTSLELSLRWGQRCIDEHRRLESKNALFGIIQGSMYSDLRQQSLEGLLKIDFDGYAIGGLSVGEPKEEMIEVLNYLPDDMPADKPRYLMGVGKPEDIVEAVRRGVDMFDCVMPTRNARNGHYFVTGDTENQGVVRIRNSQYRTDEQPLDPECDCYACQNFSRAYIYHLHKCKEMLGAQLGTIHNLRYYQRLMAGIREAIEQDRFDEFVTEFYSKRGQAVPELTLL, translated from the coding sequence ATGCAATTTACGCTTCATAAAACTGCCACTGGGCAAACTCGCGCGCGCCGCGGTACCGTTCATTTAAATCATGGCGATGTGCAAACCCCCGCTTTTATGCCTGTGGGTACTTACGGCACCGTTAAAGGGATGCTGCCCCGCGATATTAAAGATATTGGCGCCGATATTATCCTCGGTAATACTTTCCATCTTTGGTTGCGTCCGGGCACTGAAGTCATTGATCGCTTCGGCGGTCTGCATCAGTTTATGAATTGGGACAAGCCTATCTTGACCGATTCAGGCGGATTCCAAGTCTTTAGCTTAGGGGCAATGCGCAAAATTACCGAAGAAGGCGTTAACTTTAAGTCGCCTATCGATGGTGCTAAAGTTTTTCTATCCCCAGAAAAGTCGATGCAGATTCAGTATAGCTTAAACTCTGATATCGTCATGCAGTTTGATGAATGTACGCCCTACCCCGCCACTCATGATGAAGCCAAAACTTCATTAGAATTGTCGCTCCGTTGGGGTCAGCGCTGTATCGATGAGCATCGAAGATTAGAGAGCAAAAATGCGCTGTTTGGTATTATCCAAGGCAGTATGTATAGCGATTTGCGCCAACAGTCGTTAGAAGGGTTGCTGAAGATTGATTTCGACGGTTATGCCATTGGTGGATTATCCGTTGGTGAGCCTAAAGAAGAAATGATTGAAGTGCTGAACTACCTGCCTGATGATATGCCAGCGGATAAGCCGCGCTATCTTATGGGTGTGGGCAAGCCAGAAGATATCGTTGAAGCGGTACGCCGCGGGGTCGATATGTTTGACTGTGTGATGCCCACGCGTAATGCGCGCAATGGTCATTACTTCGTGACCGGTGATACAGAAAACCAAGGGGTAGTACGTATTCGCAATAGCCAATACCGTACTGATGAGCAGCCGCTAGACCCTGAGTGCGATTGCTACGCTTGCCAAAACTTTAGCCGCGCCTATATCTATCATTTGCACAAATGCAAAGAGATGTTGGGCGCGCAATTGGGTACGATTCACAACCTACGTTATTACCAACGTTTGATGGCGGGTATTCGTGAGGCTATCGAGCAAGACCGTTTTGATGAGTTTGTCACTGAGTTTTATAGCAAGCGCGGTCAAGCCGTGCCTGAGTTGACGTTACTATAG
- a CDS encoding sodium-dependent transporter, with product MSTHKQDHAQWSSSFGFVLAAVGSAVGLGNIWKFPYMVGESGGSAFVIAYLFCIALVGFPVLVAEWLIGRRGQKNPVNTFTDVAASEGKSSTWGIVGATGILGGFLILSFYSVIGGWALNYITKIGSGSFIGQNSESVGATFDAMLASAGTLTIWHTVFMALTALIVGIGVTRGIEMTAKILMPLLGLILFIIVGYNVVNGGFGEAVAYLFTPDLSKLTGSVMLAALGHAFFTLSIGMGIMIAYGSYLGREVNLLKTARTVVILDTVIALAAGLAIFPIIFSHGLDPSSGPGLIFVSLPIAFGSMTAGTIIGTLFFLLITFAALTSSISLLEPTVEFLEERTSMSRTVSTISASIVIWLLGVAALLSFNLWADFTIMGNGIFDALDKVTSKFLLPLTGLAGIIFFGWKMDQTAIQRELNLSGGTWQLWQIVVKFIAPIAIVAVFIATLMG from the coding sequence ATGAGTACACATAAACAGGATCATGCCCAATGGAGCTCTAGTTTTGGCTTCGTATTGGCGGCAGTAGGTTCAGCAGTTGGTCTTGGTAACATTTGGAAATTTCCATACATGGTTGGCGAAAGCGGCGGTTCTGCTTTTGTTATTGCCTATCTATTCTGTATTGCGTTAGTGGGCTTCCCAGTTTTGGTTGCCGAATGGTTAATCGGTCGTCGCGGCCAGAAAAACCCAGTAAACACCTTTACTGATGTGGCTGCCAGCGAAGGCAAGTCAAGCACTTGGGGTATCGTTGGTGCCACAGGTATTTTAGGTGGTTTCTTAATTCTATCGTTCTACAGTGTCATCGGTGGCTGGGCATTAAACTACATTACCAAAATTGGTAGCGGTAGTTTTATTGGTCAAAACAGCGAATCAGTAGGCGCAACCTTCGATGCTATGTTAGCTTCTGCGGGCACTTTGACCATTTGGCATACTGTGTTTATGGCACTAACGGCGCTCATCGTTGGTATTGGTGTGACCCGTGGTATCGAAATGACGGCTAAGATTTTAATGCCGTTACTTGGTCTTATCTTATTCATCATCGTAGGCTACAACGTCGTTAATGGTGGCTTCGGTGAAGCAGTAGCTTATCTATTCACGCCAGACCTTAGCAAATTGACCGGCTCAGTGATGTTGGCGGCTCTAGGTCATGCTTTCTTTACCTTATCTATTGGTATGGGCATCATGATTGCTTACGGCTCATATCTTGGTCGTGAAGTGAATTTGCTGAAGACCGCGCGTACGGTCGTTATCTTAGACACCGTGATTGCTCTAGCTGCTGGTTTGGCTATTTTCCCAATTATCTTTAGCCATGGTCTTGATCCTTCTTCAGGTCCTGGTCTGATCTTCGTCAGTCTCCCTATTGCTTTTGGTAGCATGACGGCAGGTACTATCATTGGTACTTTATTCTTCTTACTCATTACTTTTGCTGCTTTGACCTCGTCAATCTCGTTACTTGAGCCTACAGTAGAGTTCTTAGAAGAGCGTACGTCAATGAGCCGTACTGTCTCTACTATTTCAGCCAGTATTGTAATTTGGTTGTTGGGTGTTGCCGCGCTATTGTCGTTCAACCTATGGGCAGATTTCACCATTATGGGTAACGGTATCTTTGATGCGCTAGATAAGGTCACCAGTAAGTTCTTATTACCATTAACAGGGCTTGCCGGCATTATCTTCTTTGGTTGGAAGATGGACCAAACCGCTATTCAACGTGAGCTCAATCTGTCTGGTGGTACATGGCAATTATGGCAAATCGTGGTGAAGTTTATTGCCCCAATCGCTATCGTTGCCGTCTTTATCGCTACTTTGATGGGTTAA
- the lpxA gene encoding acyl-ACP--UDP-N-acetylglucosamine O-acyltransferase has translation MSQIHPTAIIAPDATIHETAVIGPYCIIGEAVTIGAHTTLHRHVVVTRNTRIGEHNEIYQFASIGEDCQDLKYAGETTWLEIGDHNVIREACSFHRGTIQDKALTKIGSHNLFMVNTHIAHDCVVGDHNVIANNVGVAGHVHIGSHTIIGGNSGIHQFCCIDDYSLIGGASLILKDVAAFTMVSGNPASAHGLNIEGMRRKGWSKETINVLRQAYRTIFRIGLTTKQALVILEEEMLPKEPKVALLINSLKNSKRGVVR, from the coding sequence ATGAGTCAAATCCATCCTACCGCCATCATAGCGCCTGATGCGACCATTCATGAGACGGCAGTGATTGGTCCTTATTGTATTATTGGAGAGGCAGTAACGATTGGGGCTCATACGACTTTGCACCGGCATGTGGTCGTGACCCGCAATACGCGCATAGGCGAGCATAACGAGATTTATCAGTTTGCCAGTATCGGCGAAGATTGCCAAGACCTGAAATATGCAGGTGAGACCACTTGGTTAGAGATTGGCGATCATAATGTGATTCGTGAGGCCTGTAGTTTTCATCGCGGTACTATCCAAGACAAAGCTTTGACTAAGATAGGCAGCCACAATCTGTTTATGGTGAATACGCACATTGCGCACGATTGCGTAGTAGGCGACCATAATGTGATTGCTAATAATGTTGGGGTAGCCGGTCATGTTCATATCGGCAGCCATACTATCATTGGTGGTAACTCAGGGATTCATCAGTTTTGCTGCATCGATGACTACAGTCTTATCGGCGGCGCCAGCTTAATCTTAAAAGATGTTGCGGCCTTTACTATGGTCTCTGGCAATCCCGCTAGTGCGCATGGTTTGAACATCGAAGGTATGCGTCGTAAAGGTTGGAGTAAAGAGACGATTAATGTATTGCGCCAAGCTTACCGTACTATTTTTAGAATTGGTTTAACGACCAAACAAGCTTTAGTCATCCTTGAAGAAGAAATGCTGCCAAAAGAGCCCAAAGTAGCACTGTTAATTAATTCGCTAAAAAATAGCAAACGTGGGGTAGTTCGATAA
- the fabZ gene encoding 3-hydroxyacyl-ACP dehydratase FabZ, which yields MPMNYDAIKNYLPHRYPFMLVDRVTACEPFKCIEGLKNVTINEPYFNGHFPDEPIMPGVLMVEAMAQISGILGFISEGMTAEDGYLYLFAGVDKVRFKRQVIPGDQLILRANLLMQKRGIYKFDCTVHVGDTLAASAQVMIARQEKALLKL from the coding sequence ATGCCTATGAATTACGATGCTATCAAAAACTATTTGCCGCATCGTTATCCCTTCATGTTGGTCGATCGCGTCACCGCCTGTGAGCCTTTTAAATGTATTGAAGGGCTAAAAAATGTCACCATTAATGAGCCTTACTTTAATGGCCATTTCCCTGATGAGCCAATTATGCCAGGGGTGCTGATGGTCGAGGCTATGGCGCAGATATCGGGTATCTTAGGCTTTATTAGTGAAGGTATGACCGCGGAAGATGGTTATCTTTATCTATTCGCTGGGGTTGATAAAGTGCGCTTTAAGCGTCAAGTGATCCCTGGGGATCAGCTGATTTTGCGCGCCAATTTATTGATGCAAAAACGTGGTATCTATAAGTTTGATTGTACTGTCCATGTGGGCGATACCTTAGCCGCCAGTGCGCAAGTTATGATTGCCCGTCAAGAAAAAGCCTTATTGAAGCTATAA